Part of the Flagellimonas eckloniae genome, TCAAGGGCAGAGATGTCAACAGCTGGATTGTTACCCAACTCATTAGTGTAGCTCAATTCATTCGTCGCGCCATTAAAACCTAATATGGTGTTGGTTTCTGAAATCGTTACCGAGGCAACATTTAAATAAAGGGCGCCATCTGTTCCCGCTGCAATGTCATTGTTTGCATCGGCACTTATAAGGTTTACCGACTCTGTTCCCCCACCATCCGTAATTTGAACACTACCAGCAGTAATACCACTACCCGTATTATATTCATTCGTATCGTCCGTATCGTCGTCCGCCGCGATATGGTTCGCGATGTCAGTGGCGTTCGTGGCGATGTTGCCAGCGTTCGTGGTTATGCCACCAGCATTCGTTGCTATGTCGGTCGTGTTGGTCGCTATGTTGCCAGCGTTAGCCGTAACCCCCGCAGAATCGTCAAGGGCAGAGATGTCAGCGGATAACGTCGTGCCGCTCTCCGTTACACTCAGGTTCGTGCCGTCAAAGGCAACAGCACTGATATCATCATCCGCAAGACCGTCGACATAGGCCTTCGTGGCAGCGTCACTCCCGGCTGTCGGGGTGCCTAGGCCGGTAAGTACCAATCCATTGGCATCGTTGCCTTCCGTAAGCACTTCCTCTATGTCCTGTAGCTCGTTCGTATCGTCCGTATCGTCGTCCGCCGCGATATGGTTCGCGATGTCAGTGGCGTTCGTGGCGATGTTGCCAGCGTTCGTGGTTATGCCACCAGCATTCGTTGCTATGTCGGTCGTGTTGGTCGCTATGTTGCCAGCGTTAGCCGTAACCCCCGCAGAATCGTCAAGGGCAGAGATGTCAGCGGATAACGTCGTGCCGCTCTCCGTTACACTCAGGTTCGTGCCGTCAAAGGCAACAGCACTGATATCATCATCCGCAAGACCGTCGACATAGGCCTTCGTGGCAGCGTCATTCCCGGCTGTCGGGGTGCCTAGGCCGGTAAGTACCAATCCATTGGCATCGTTGCCTTCCGTAAGCACTTCCTCTATGTCCTGTAGCTCGTTCGTATCGTCCGTATCGTCGTCCGCCGCGATATGGTTCGCGATGTCAGTGGCGTTCGTGGCGATGTTGCCAGCGTTCGTGGTTATGCCACCAGCATTCGTTGCTATGTCGGTCGTGTTGGTCGCTATGTTGCCAGCGTTAGCCGTAACCCCCGCAGAATCGTCAAGGGCAGAGATGTCAGCGGATAACGTCGTGCCGCTCTCCGTTACACTCAGGTTCGTGCCGTCAAAGGCAACAGCACTGATATCATCATCCGCAAGACCGTCGACATAGGCCTTCGTGGCAGCGTCACTCCCGGCTGTCGGGGTGCCTAGGCCGGTAAGTACCAATCCATTGGCATCGTTGCCTTCCGTAAGCACTTCCTCTATGTCCTGTAGCTCGTTCGTATCGTCCGTATCGTCGTCCGCCGCGATATGGTTCGCGATGTCAGTGGCGTTCGTGGCGATGTTGCCAGCGTTCGTGGTTATGCCACCAGCATTCGTTGCTATGTCGGTCGTGTTGGTCGCTATGTTGCCAGCGTTAGCCGTAACCCCCGCAGAATCGTCAAGGGCAGAGATGTCAGCGGATAACGTCGTGCCGCTCTCCGTTACACTCAGGTTCGTGCCGTCAAAGGCAACAGCACTGATATCATCATCCGCAAGACCGTCGACATAGGCCTTCGTGGCAGCGTCACTCCCGGCTGTCGGGGTGCCTAGGCCGGTAAGTACCAATCCATTGGCATCGTTGCCTTCCGTAAGCACTTCGGATAGGGTCTGGTCGTCGGTATTAACCAAAGCTGCAATATCTGCTAAAGCAATTGAAAATGTATTTGTATCTGAATCTGTAATTACCAGATTCGTATTTGTTCCATCAATACCAAAAGAAGCTACAGTGGTATTTGTATCCGTAAGGGTATCACTCAAGCTACTTAAATCAACATTTACACTTCCCCCATTTTCCAAAGTCAATGTCAATTCATTTGTAATTCCATCAAAAGCAAAACCTGTTAGTTGCTGGTCATCTGATGAAGTTAGTTCCCAAGAATCACCATCCCAAAAATAGATGGTACCTGTATTGGTGTTTACATAAATATCTCCGGCGTCAGCTCCTGCCGGTGTTGCTACTCCAGGTGTTGTAACTGTGGTTCCACTTAGAACTTCACAATTGCATTGATCTTGCAAGGTTACCGTAGTCTGTGAGAAAGCAAATCCTGTAAAGAAAAGGAAAGCTATTATTATGATGCTCTTTTTCATGGGGTTATTGTTAATTGACATCGTATGTACTATCTTTTTTGTAATCTTTTTTGTAATCTGTTTTGTAATCTGTTTTGTTTGTTTTGTGCCCATATCCATCAATACTGCATTTTGGATACTTCTACACTTTACAAAATTACTTTTACCTATAGGGGAAAGAAATATTTGTTGTGTACTCCTTAAAACCGAATGTATAGCTGTTAAAAATTGAAGTCATCGACCTTAACTATTAAGATTTTCTTAAGGTTATTGGTCGATAAAAGCAGTATTTTCAAAGGTTATCATCATTATAGAATTCTATAATGATGCCTGTTAAAACCTAAATTATTGTGAAATTTTACTTGTTAAAAAACATTTTTTTCACTGTGAATTAGATTCAAAAACACTCTATTAATTTTAATATGTGTGAAGGATATTTAGATAAATTAAGATATGTGATTCCAAGACTTAGCAAAAAAATTACAGTAATAATTGATTTTGCTTTAGTTTTTCTTGACTCTATACGTGATTCTTCGGTTAGTGATTACAGAAGAAACCCTTATGGTTAAAACCGCAGTATTTGAAGTCTCAAAACTACATATGTAAGCCGAGTTTAAAACCAATACTCTATACTGTTCTCCATTTTCTGCGCTTGTTGGATTGGTAAGCGTTAGCGAACTTGTAGTTGCTCCACTATAAATTCCAGTATTGGTTACATTTTCCCATGATGACCCATTAAAACGTTGCCATTGATAGGTATCTGTATTTGTAGCTGTTACACCGAATGTTGTTGAACATCCTGGGCAGGTAGTTGTGTCAGTAGGTTGAACCGTAATAGCTGGTGGCGTAGCAGCTTCCCTGAAGTCAAAAGTTGTATTGGAATTTCCGTCCACAGGCGTTACATATGAAGCGGTTTGAACAGATCCATCTGTATTGATAGAAGGTATTCCTGAACCATATGTGCCATTATCATCAGAATCTGCATTTGTATCTGCATATGCCTCATCAGAATCGTTACAGCCATCGTTATCACTATCGGATTCCAAATAATCATTATTTCCATCTGAATCTGAATCCGAAATCGTATAATTTACTGTTCCACTGTTTTCTTGCCCACTGGCCTGAACACTGTCTGGAACTCCATCTGTGCCTACCGTTCCCGTTAGACGACCACTTGAATGGGCTTGATCATGACCCGCTTCAACGGCATCGTAAATTCCGTCATTATCACTATCCAAATCCAAATCATCATAAACTCCGTCATTATCTGTATCAATAGCTGCTGTCCAAATTATTGCATTAACCAATAAATCTTCTCCTGCAGAGTTAAATCCTCCATTTCCATTTGCATGGGGCACTATTGCCCTTTTTCCTGGTGCAGTTCCAGTTTCCATTGCATCACCTTCTTCCCATATTACAATTGATGCTTCTCCACTGCTAGGATCTTGACCTAAAACTGTCCCTGTAGTCAGTCCATTTCCATAATATTGGGCATCACCTATATTGTAATTTCCCAATGATAGACCAGAAGTTATTGGATGTATATTATTTGTAATATTTACTTCAGTTGAAGATCCATTTCCTCCGGCGGATGCTCCCAATATATCATCATGTAAAGCTGGTTCACTTGTTATGACACCATTCGTGGTAGTTGTTAAATTGGACACATTGGCTAAGGCCGTACTACTAATTACGTCTTCGTAAAGAAAAGTTACTCCATAATTGTTGGCATCTCCACCCACTCCATCATCAACCACAGTAACTGTGTAGCCCAATGCTGTTAACTTATCTATTGTATTCTGTTCTTCGGAACCCGGAGTGCCATTGGTTACCCATAATACTGTTTTTGGAGATTCAACAGTATCCAAAATACCATCATTATCATCATCTAAATCTGTAATGTCTGAAATACCGTCCGAATCACTATCAATTGCAATTGTTAATGTCACTTCAGAAGAAGTTATGGAGGAACAAGTTCCTGTTGAATTAGATACAATAATTCTGTAGACATATCCATCTTTGGTCAAACCTGGGGCCAGTACAGTCAATGTTTCTGTAGTTGTCCCAGAATATTCCGATCCATTGGATACATTTGAAAAACTTCCTCCACCATTGGTACTCACTTGCCATTGGTAGGTATCTGTATTGCTTGTACTTGAAGCAAACGTACCATTGCTTCCCAAGCCTACGGTTTGGTCAGTGGGTTGAATATCTATTGTAATTGGACTTATAGTGATTGTTTGAGTCACATCTATAAAGTTACCTGCGTCATCTGTTACTCTGTACGTTCTTGTAATTATTTCTGGATTGGTTCCTCCATCACTAACATCGCTTATATGGGTGACCGTAGGACTTGCAGTACAATTGTCTGCTTCATCGGTAACATCCGTAATATCTACCGTTGGAATGTCCGCAGAACAATTCACAGTAACCGGAGATGGATTGCTTGCTGTTGGATCCACATTATCAATGGTAATAGTGGTAACTCCTGTAATGCTTAAGACAGGATCTCCCGTGGTACCTCCATATTCCACTACATATCCCTGTGCTTGATATGCTCCAGAGGTAGCAGTTGTATTTGGTAAATCATTCCAAGACCCTGGTGATGAAGTTACTGAAACGTCTGTAATATGTGCATAGTCTTCATTTCCTGATTGATTGGGTTCTCCTGAATTCCAAAAAGCAAAAAAATCGGGGGCAGTAGTTGTACCTCCTGCAGTTCCAGACCAAAAAGGAGTTCCTGTACCTGCATTGGCAAGGCCTTCTGGCCCCGTAACCCATCTCCAATCTCCTTCCGTTGCAGCATCACTACCACCAATCCAGCCTACTCCTAAAGCTTGTGAACCTGAAAAATCTGCTTCCGCTTGGGAAGTTAGGGTCGCTAAATATCCTTGTAAGCCAAAATATGTTCTTAAAGCAGCAGCATCTCTTGCCGCTGTCCATGTGATATTGGGACTGGAAATAAATTCATAATAGTGACCTGTGGGGGGTAAAAAATTTGCACTACCAGGAGTAATTGAAAATTGTCTAGTTCCCGTTGGACTTGCAGCACTGCTTGAATATTCCACGGCTAAAATAGCGGTTTCAAATTCTGCGTATGTTGTCGGGCCCTGAAGTGTAAGTTCTCCTTCCGTTGCATCCCATGTAGCCGTAATATTTGGATGTGTTCCGGTAAGGGTCAATAAATCTTCACCATTTATATATCCTGAAGAAATTTGGATATAAATAGCATCAGTTGTTGTATCATCTGCATCGGTAATGCTAATGGTCTCCACTATTGCTTGTGAAGTACCGGGACAGTATGCCTGATCTCCGGTCACTGTAAGTACAGGAGGTTGATCTACGGTTGGTACTATGGATTCGCTTAAGTCATCGGCTGTAGCGTTACTATCTGTTTGGTCTGCACTCACAGCAGTTATTGTATTTGTTATTGTGGAACCACTTGTACCACCATTCACACTAGCTGTAATATTCAGTGTTGCTGTTGATCCATTGGTTAAACTACCAATTGTCCAAACGCCAGTCCCTGAATTGTAAGAACCGTCATCGCCTACAAAAGACACACCAGCAGGTAAAATATCCGTTATGCTAACATTTGTGGCATCTACAGGACCATTGTTTGTTACAGAAAGTGTGTAAACTATATTAGACCCTTCATTTGGTGTGCTATCGTCAACGGTTTTGGTAACGGCCAAATCTGGATCTGTAGGGGCCAATGTACATACCTCAACCGAGAAGCTATTCAATGTACCCACATCGGAACCTGCATTATCAGCAACAGTCAAGGTCCAATTCCCGCTTGGATTTTCTCCAATAAAATCACTCAAATTACCTTCTGGCCTAAAAGTCCCTGTAAATGGAGCTGATCCTGAGGTAATATCTGTTCCTCCTGAATCGTCAAAAACTGTACTTGTATAGTCATCACCACTACCTCCATTACCCGATGACAATTCCACCGATGTTCCTGTTGGACTACTTAAAGTAATGGTTAGATCTGAATCCCATGGATGTGTTATATCTACTGTGACATTTACATCGGTTACAGAACTGGTTGTAGAAAAGTTGACCGTTCTCGAGACTCCAGTGGCATTGTTATCAGGTATTGAAATGTTAGGAGATGTGGACTCTGTTGTACATGTAGTTGCTACAGCAGTACCTTCCACCAAAACATCATCTATAAAATAATATTCATTGTCGCTATTTGCATTTGTAGCAAATTGTGCCCGAATCTCCAATGTTGAGCCGGACAGTCCAGTAATCGAATATGACGATGACACTCCATTTAAGGTAGAAGATTGATAATCTATCCAGCTCCCACCATCAATTCTATACGAACCTGAAAACCTATCGAATGTAGTACCCGCAGGACCACCGCCGTTTTCCACTTCGTTGAATCCAGCGTCCAAGCTAAACTGAACATTGGTGTATCCAGATATATCTATTGACCCTGTGGACCAAGTTTCAATTTCATCTGTATTTCTACCATGCATTACCTGATCACCGCTCAAGTTTTCCACATCTAACCGTCTAATAACGTTATTATGGGTCTCACCTGAAACGGTCCATGTTGTTGCTTCTGGTCCTGTTGCTGTTCCCGAGACATCTTGAACGGCTGTTGGACTTTCAAAATCCTCAAACCAAATTGTAGTTTGCCCAGATACGGTAACTGTTCCTAAAAAAAGGATAAAAAGTATTAGACTTTTGATATAGAGGTTTTTCATCTAAAGATGTTAATTGTGAAATTGATAGGTGTATTTTCAATACTATCAAAATCTCAATAAAGATAGAATTGTGGTAAACCGTTATCTAAAAAATGTTGTAAAGAATTGAAAAAGAGTTGTTCAATGGGCAAAAAAGCATGTTTCTTGCATATTTATATCAATTTTTCTTAACCCTGTACGTAATTCTTCTATTTGTGATTACACTTGCTACGCGAATAGACAGCACTACCGTGCTTGAGGTTGCAGAACTACATATATATACGGTGTTCGATACCAATACCCGATATTGCTCCCCATCATTTGCTGTGGTAGGGTTGGTTACTGTTAACGTACTTGTGGTTGATCCACTATAGATTCCTGTGTCCATTATATTTTCCCAAGATGCGCCATTAAAACGCTGCCACTGATAAGTATTTGCGTCTGTAACTGTAACCCCAAATGTTGTTCCACATCCTGGACATGTAGTTGCATCAACAGGTTGAACTGTAATTGCTGGTGGAGTAGTTGCTTCCTGAAAATCAAAGGTACTATTGCTATCTATATCATTTGGAGTCGTATAACCGTCAGAATTTCCACTTACTGAACCATCTGAATTATATCCGGTTCCTTGGAGTTCTCCTGGTTTTGTACCGCTCTCTGTAAAGCCCGCCTCAAGAACATCGTTACAACCGTCATTGTCACTATCAAATTCTACGTAATCTGGCACACCATCGGTATCGGTATCTGTGGGAGCATACGCAGGGTCTAAGATTCCACTATCCACCGAGGTTTCTATTACATCATAAACACCGTTATCGCCCACTGAACCATTACTGCTATCTATTACTCCATCATTATTGGCATCCAGACTTCCATTATTATTTTCAACAATATCATAAATACCATCATTGTCCGCATCCACATCAAAATTATCAAAGACGCCGTCGGTATCTGAATCTTGGCATGTTGGGGTCGATGTTACTGAAATCTGCACATCGTCTATAAAATTACCACTAGAGATACTTCCTGAACCTGTAGATACCGCCTCAAATATAAAATAGGTATTACTTTGACCTGCTGGTACTGTATAACTTCCTGTATAATAAACCCAGGCTGTATTTGGACTGGTCATGGTAGTTTCTACAGTTGCTGAAGCCAAATCTGCACCAATTTTCACTTCAGCCACATCTGTACCACCACGCCCTCTATGTCTTACAGACCATTGTACTACTGAACCTGGGGTTAAACACAATATTTGATATAAGGCCGAATTTTGCGTGGCATTTAATTCTGCAAACTGATTTCCTTCAAAAGATGGAACACCATAAAAACCTGTAGACCATATTTCAATTTTATTGTCCGTAGAGGTAGTTTCCCAACCTGGTATATCATCAGCATCCAAAATTCGATAAGTACTGGAGGGAATTGTTGGACTTTCAAGACCTTCATTCACAATTGGTTCCAAACATACCACTCCCAGACACTCATCACTGTCCAAAACACCATCATTATCATCGTCTAAATCACAAATATCCCCAATGCCATCACCATCATTGTCTTCTTGTAAGGGATTAGCTTCAGTTGGGCAATTATCCAATGAATCAACAATACCATCGCCATCCGCATCTGGATTAACAATCAACTCAGCCTGAACTGAAGTAATCGTGGTACATATATATGTATCATCCGTTATAATTACTTGATATAAGTACCCATCTTGAGATGATAATACATTGATTGCCGTATAAGACGAAGAAGTGGCTCCTGAAATATCGCTAAAACTTGTACCTCCGTTGGTACTTCTTTGCCATTGATATGAAAGCGACGTACCTACAGCCACAACTGAAAATATGGCATCATCACCTGGATTTACAGTTTGGTCCTGTGGTTGTGTTGAAATTGTTGGTACAGTACCTGCTTCTGTATAATCGAAAGTGCTGTTGGTATCTGCATCATTCGGTGTTGTATAACCATCAGCATTGCCGGTTACCACACCGGTTGTTGTATCATATCCTGAACCATCAAGTTCTCCGGTGATACTACCGTTTTCGGTGAATCCGGCCTCAACCACATCGTTACATCCATCGTTATCACTATCAAGTTCTAAATAATCGTTAGTACCATCTGTGTCTGAATCGGCAACGGTATAGTTTACCGTTCCACTATCTTCTTGTCCACTGGCCTGCACACTATCTGGCACACCGTCTGCACCAACAGCTCCTGTTAGACGACCTGATGTTTGTGCTTGTTCATGACCAGCTTCAATTACATCGTAAATACCATCATTATCGCTATCTAAATCCAAACGGTCTTCTACTCCATCCTTATCACTATCTATACCAGCTCCCCAAATAATGGCATTTACCAAAAGGTCTTCACCAGCTAAATTAAAGCCAGACCCTCCTTGATTTGAATGGGGTACTATAACTCTTCGCCCAGGTGCTGTGCCTACTTCCATTGCATCACCATTTTCCCAAGCGGCAAGTGATACAGAGCCATTGGGATGGTTTCCCAAAATTGTACCCGAAGTTATTCCATTTGCATGGTATGATGCGTCTCCAATATCATAATTCCCCAACGACAGACCAGATGTTATAGGGTGCGTATTGTTGGTTATGTTTACAATGTTTGTTACACTATTGCCCCCGGTAGAAGCTCCAAGTATATCATCATGTAGTGCATTCTCACTGGTAACAACTCCATTGCTTGTAGTTGTTAGGTTACTTATGTTTCCAAGTGCGGTTCCACTGCTGGCATCTTCATAGATAAATACAACTGCATAGTTATTGGCATTACCTCCAACATTGTCCGCAACAACGGTCACAGTATAACCCAAAAGGTTTAATTTATCAATTGCATTTTGTTCCGAGGTTGTGGGTACTCCATCGTCATCCACCCATAAAACTGTATTGGTATTCGGAGCTTCAACAGCATCCAAAATACCGTCATTGTCATCATCAGCATCAAACATATCGTATATGCCATCGCTATCTGAATCCGGCCCATATGTTGCAGTAAAAAGTACGTCATCAATATAGATTCTCTCACTACCTCCCCAATTTGTGCCATCACCCCTAAAACGTATTGAAGATGAAGCCGAAATTTCGTTTACTGCCAAGTCATATGAAAGTGTACCCGTACCGTTTAACGTAGCTATTGTATTGTATGATGAACCATCGTAAAGTTGCACCAATAAAGGCTCATTTCCATTGGTTCTGTTATAGCTAAGGGTCAAGGTAACTGCTATTGCCCCAGATAAATCCAAGTCCCTGGTAATATAATCGTTATCTATATTTCTGAGTTCCAATTCCCCCCTGGAAAGAATCACTTCAATCGTACCGTTGGCCGCATCATCATCATCCCCAGTCTCATCCCAACCGGATAAAAAGTTCCGCGTTCCATCGTTTTCCGTGTAAGATTCTATGTTGAAATCATCCAAAAACGTTTCTTGGCCAAAGGCAGCTGTGGCAAAAAAAATGGCTATCAAGAATAAACTATTTCTAAGAAAAGGGGTCACGTATGGATATTTATAAACAAAACTGTTTACTAATCCCGTAAAAATAGATGGGAAGCCCTTGTATGCCCAAAAAATGTTGTCTATACCAATATTCCACTAGTGAAGACAGTAAATACTGGTGTATGTATTTCCAGATATCTATAAGAATACTAAAAACACATTTTGTCGATAAAGCCTTTAAACCCAAACCTCTCCGAAGGGAAAACTAAAAAGCATTTTAAAACAGTGAAGAATAATTTTTCAACTTGAAGTAAATCAATCAAAAATGATAAACTCAGATCGTCTATTTAGTTGATGCTTTTCTTTGGAGCAGGAAATACCGTTTTCGCATTCGTTAACCAGTCGGGTCTCTCCATAACCTTCACCTTCTAAGCGGTCTGCACTAATTCCCTTTGAAATCATATAAGCAACTGTGGATTCGGCTCTTTTTTGGGATAGCCATAGGTTGTAAGCATCATTACCCCTACTATCTGTATGGGAATTGACTTTTATCTTCAAGCTTGGATATTTCTCCATTGCAACGATGACCTTCTGAATTTCAATCTCCGCATCTGGCCTAATATTAAATTTGTTCAAGTCGAAGTAAATTGTGCTCAATTGAAGTAATTTGGCCAAATCGTCTCCAAAACCACCAGTGACGACATCACGTTCCAAGTAAAAATCAACAATTCTTGGCTTTCCATAAGACTTGTTCAAATATTCCTCAGCTGGCACATAACCATCACGGGATGCCCTTACAAAATTCCCTTTCGCGCAATCCAAACCTAAAACATAATTACCTTTATCATCCGTTATTGTGGAGGAAACCTCGTTGTTTTCTTCATCAATAATTTTAACGGTAGCTCCTACTAACACTTCATTGGAAATACGATCTCTTACCGTACCAGTAACATCTTGCAAACAATCTAAAACCAAAGGTTCTGTCTCTACAAATGTGTAAATATCATCTTCACCTAAACCACCTTCTCTGTTGGATGAAAAATAGCCCTCTTTATTTTCGTCATCTATGATAAATGTAAAATCATCATATTGTCCGTTAACCGGTCTGCCCACATTTACGACAGGTTCTTGAAAGTTGCCAAAAGCAATTTTAGTTGCAAAAATATCTAGCCCACCAAGACCTTGATGCCCATCAGAAGAAAAATAGAGTACTCCATCTTTGGTAATAAAAGGAAATGTCTCCCTAGCCGATGTGTTTATATTTTTTCCTAAATTGATAATAGGACC contains:
- a CDS encoding proprotein convertase P-domain-containing protein, with translation MKNLYIKSLILFILFLGTVTVSGQTTIWFEDFESPTAVQDVSGTATGPEATTWTVSGETHNNVIRRLDVENLSGDQVMHGRNTDEIETWSTGSIDISGYTNVQFSLDAGFNEVENGGGPAGTTFDRFSGSYRIDGGSWIDYQSSTLNGVSSSYSITGLSGSTLEIRAQFATNANSDNEYYFIDDVLVEGTAVATTCTTESTSPNISIPDNNATGVSRTVNFSTTSSVTDVNVTVDITHPWDSDLTITLSSPTGTSVELSSGNGGSGDDYTSTVFDDSGGTDITSGSAPFTGTFRPEGNLSDFIGENPSGNWTLTVADNAGSDVGTLNSFSVEVCTLAPTDPDLAVTKTVDDSTPNEGSNIVYTLSVTNNGPVDATNVSITDILPAGVSFVGDDGSYNSGTGVWTIGSLTNGSTATLNITASVNGGTSGSTITNTITAVSADQTDSNATADDLSESIVPTVDQPPVLTVTGDQAYCPGTSQAIVETISITDADDTTTDAIYIQISSGYINGEDLLTLTGTHPNITATWDATEGELTLQGPTTYAEFETAILAVEYSSSAASPTGTRQFSITPGSANFLPPTGHYYEFISSPNITWTAARDAAALRTYFGLQGYLATLTSQAEADFSGSQALGVGWIGGSDAATEGDWRWVTGPEGLANAGTGTPFWSGTAGGTTTAPDFFAFWNSGEPNQSGNEDYAHITDVSVTSSPGSWNDLPNTTATSGAYQAQGYVVEYGGTTGDPVLSITGVTTITIDNVDPTASNPSPVTVNCSADIPTVDITDVTDEADNCTASPTVTHISDVSDGGTNPEIITRTYRVTDDAGNFIDVTQTITISPITIDIQPTDQTVGLGSNGTFASSTSNTDTYQWQVSTNGGGSFSNVSNGSEYSGTTTETLTVLAPGLTKDGYVYRIIVSNSTGTCSSITSSEVTLTIAIDSDSDGISDITDLDDDNDGILDTVESPKTVLWVTNGTPGSEEQNTIDKLTALGYTVTVVDDGVGGDANNYGVTFLYEDVISSTALANVSNLTTTTNGVITSEPALHDDILGASAGGNGSSTEVNITNNIHPITSGLSLGNYNIGDAQYYGNGLTTGTVLGQDPSSGEASIVIWEEGDAMETGTAPGKRAIVPHANGNGGFNSAGEDLLVNAIIWTAAIDTDNDGVYDDLDLDSDNDGIYDAVEAGHDQAHSSGRLTGTVGTDGVPDSVQASGQENSGTVNYTISDSDSDGNNDYLESDSDNDGCNDSDEAYADTNADSDDNGTYGSGIPSINTDGSVQTASYVTPVDGNSNTTFDFREAATPPAITVQPTDTTTCPGCSTTFGVTATNTDTYQWQRFNGSSWENVTNTGIYSGATTSSLTLTNPTSAENGEQYRVLVLNSAYICSFETSNTAVLTIRVSSVITNRRITYRVKKN
- a CDS encoding thrombospondin type 3 repeat-containing protein, giving the protein MIAIFFATAAFGQETFLDDFNIESYTENDGTRNFLSGWDETGDDDDAANGTIEVILSRGELELRNIDNDYITRDLDLSGAIAVTLTLSYNRTNGNEPLLVQLYDGSSYNTIATLNGTGTLSYDLAVNEISASSSIRFRGDGTNWGGSERIYIDDVLFTATYGPDSDSDGIYDMFDADDDNDGILDAVEAPNTNTVLWVDDDGVPTTSEQNAIDKLNLLGYTVTVVADNVGGNANNYAVVFIYEDASSGTALGNISNLTTTSNGVVTSENALHDDILGASTGGNSVTNIVNITNNTHPITSGLSLGNYDIGDASYHANGITSGTILGNHPNGSVSLAAWENGDAMEVGTAPGRRVIVPHSNQGGSGFNLAGEDLLVNAIIWGAGIDSDKDGVEDRLDLDSDNDGIYDVIEAGHEQAQTSGRLTGAVGADGVPDSVQASGQEDSGTVNYTVADSDTDGTNDYLELDSDNDGCNDVVEAGFTENGSITGELDGSGYDTTTGVVTGNADGYTTPNDADTNSTFDYTEAGTVPTISTQPQDQTVNPGDDAIFSVVAVGTSLSYQWQRSTNGGTSFSDISGATSSSYTAINVLSSQDGYLYQVIITDDTYICTTITSVQAELIVNPDADGDGIVDSLDNCPTEANPLQEDNDGDGIGDICDLDDDNDGVLDSDECLGVVCLEPIVNEGLESPTIPSSTYRILDADDIPGWETTSTDNKIEIWSTGFYGVPSFEGNQFAELNATQNSALYQILCLTPGSVVQWSVRHRGRGGTDVAEVKIGADLASATVETTMTSPNTAWVYYTGSYTVPAGQSNTYFIFEAVSTGSGSISSGNFIDDVQISVTSTPTCQDSDTDGVFDNFDVDADNDGIYDIVENNNGSLDANNDGVIDSSNGSVGDNGVYDVIETSVDSGILDPAYAPTDTDTDGVPDYVEFDSDNDGCNDVLEAGFTESGTKPGELQGTGYNSDGSVSGNSDGYTTPNDIDSNSTFDFQEATTPPAITVQPVDATTCPGCGTTFGVTVTDANTYQWQRFNGASWENIMDTGIYSGSTTSTLTVTNPTTANDGEQYRVLVSNTVYICSSATSSTVVLSIRVASVITNRRITYRVKKN